The Malus sylvestris chromosome 8, drMalSylv7.2, whole genome shotgun sequence genomic interval TAAATTGAAGGAGAAATATTAGTTGTGTGTTTTATTGAATGGGGGGCTAGATTTTAAATAAACTTACTTTTGGGGTCGAAGACGAATAAAAAAGAACAGGAAAACGCGCTCGCCTTTTGAAGCCGCGTAAGGAATCTTGTAGAGTACGGACCTATTGCTTTGGGCGCAGCCCGGAAGTTTCTAGAGAATTTACTCAAATCTATAATTTCGCGATTTCTGATATCATTGACCGACAAACAACATAGACTCCGTCGACATTCGAAAGACCGAGTCCATCTGATCTGATTGTTTGCCATACGTTAGAAGTATCAGTTACCTACAGAGAGAGAATGTCTGGAGGAATCGCGCGCGGTCGTCTCGCCGAGGAGCGAAAAGCGTGGCGCAAGAACCACCCACATGTCCGTACCGACCATCGTCCTTCTCTTCTGTTCTCTCCTATGttattttcaattcaatcttCATTCGCCGTTAATTGCATCGCCTGACGTCGTTTTCGtggctaattaattaaattagggttttgtggcgAAGCCGGAGACTGCTCCGGATGGCTCCGTCAATTTGATGGTGTGGCAGTGCATCATCCCCGGCAAACCATCTGTGAGTCTTCTTCTATTTCTTTCTCCTGGTGAGAATTTTGTAAGACATGCAATTGAAGATAGTTAAAGATTGGGGATTTTGGGATTTTAATTCCGAATTTGACTTGCTTGATCAGTTAGCCCCCTCAATCGGGGTATTAGGGTTTTAGATTTTATGGGGGTTATTTTCtagtttttctctattttgttCTAATTATGTTTGACTGCATAAATTTCTATAGAGAATTGcatgtgggtttttttttcagaaGTTGTTTGGTGGACTGCTTTTTCGTACTTCTGTTTAGTTTTGCCTGTTGGCTTGCAATTTTGGTAAATCGGCACTTGTATACAATGCGCAATTCGGATAGTGTATAACATGTAGGATTTAGCTTTCGGCACTTATATTCTAGTCAGTGTTAATATCTGAAATCAATTAGAGGGTCTATCAATGAATGCTGGAGGGAGGAACGTATTGAAACTGGGAAGGTCTAGGCGGGCTAGGGGGTCTCTAGGCAGGTCTAGTGCCCTTTCTTATTTCTTTAACGCCTAGGGAATAATTGTGGCAGTGGCCAACCGCCTAGCTCCTAAgcgggatttttagaacaatgttcAAGAGCTTCATAATGCTGACGGGAATGCTTATTTATATGATAGACTGATggtggttgcttggttgctggCGTAACATCCTTACAAGAAATTTTTGCAATATATTGTTTTCGGTATTGATCTTGCTGGTATTGCAGACTGATTGGGAAGGTGGCTACTTTCCACTTACACTTAACTTCACTGAGGATTACCCCAGCAAGCCCCCAAAATGCAAGTTCCCACAGGGCTTTTTCCACCCAAATGTGTATCCTTCTGGAACTGTTTGTCTTTCAATTCTCAGT includes:
- the LOC126633060 gene encoding SUMO-conjugating enzyme SCE1-like; its protein translation is MSGGIARGRLAEERKAWRKNHPHGFVAKPETAPDGSVNLMVWQCIIPGKPSTDWEGGYFPLTLNFTEDYPSKPPKCKFPQGFFHPNVYPSGTVCLSILSEDKGWRPAITVKQILVGIQDLLGQPNPADPAQTEGYQLFIQEPAEYKRRVRQQAKQYPPVI